A genomic segment from Glycine soja cultivar W05 chromosome 18, ASM419377v2, whole genome shotgun sequence encodes:
- the LOC114394583 gene encoding glycosyltransferase family 92 protein RCOM_0530710-like, translated as MSITHIVMDSSPDQTRKRNQNQTLAQKSLFLYFSFLFFLLFFSSSHHSFYSHTSLQPSAFATPYSATTKLPVSLYVHDRILFPDHVLLTLSNPQVFPPHKLHCLYYILINNPALSNPVYDVLVRPVLSTDRYDEFRSIARCPLPSRNFSAVELSWRDGDNDNQPFRFPVKPTAQHSFDMLAYEVALDNDTAVIFVKGLNLRPHKISNASLLRCHFGPQNGAFWFTTKAVAAAQEVVRCELPQSIQNNPHKARGISATVSHVRDEAMIPSVAKIGGYREEINRGNKKKNKLELCACTMVWNQARAMKEWVMYHAWLGVEKWFIYDNNSDDEIDDVVRELEVKGYNINRVAWPWIKSQEAGFSHCSLRAKEECKWVGFFDVDEFFYFNEMRRNALISIVGNLSNSIAEIRTGCLNFGPSGLRTHPRNGVSVGYTCRLRTPERHKSIIRPDLLHVSLLNVVHHFELKEGFRSLNMPQSVAVINHYKYQIWEIFKAKFFRRVATYVVDWKEDANIGSKDRAPGLGTEAIEPRDWRLRFCEVWDTRLRDFLLSSFADRETGLLPWERSSE; from the coding sequence ATGTCCATCACCCACATAGTTATGGACTCATCACCAGACCAGACCCGCAAGAGGAATCAGAATCAAACGCTGGCGCAAAAATCACttttcctctatttttctttcctcttcttcctcctcttctttTCCTCCTCGCACCACTCTTTTTACTCCCACACCTCCCTCCAACCCTCTGCTTTCGCCACTCCATACTCCGCCACCACCAAATTGCCAGTGTCTCTCTACGTGCACGATCGTATTCTCTTCCCTGATCACGTGCTTCTCACGCTATCCAACCCACAAGTTTTCCCTCCTCACAAACTCCATTGCCTCTACTACATCCTCATCAACAATCCAGCTTTGTCGAACCCGGTTTATGACGTTCTCGTCCGCCCGGTTCTCTCCACGGACCGGTACGACGAATTCCGGTCCATCGCGAGGTGTCCGCTTCCCAGCAGAAACTTCTCCGCCGTCGAATTGAGCTGGCGCGATGGAGACAATGATAACCAGCCTTTCCGGTTCCCGGTTAAACCGACCGCGCAGCATAGCTTTGACATGCTAGCGTACGAGGTAGCCTTAGACAACGACACAGCAGTTATCTTCGTTAAAGGACTAAACCTCCGACCCCACAAAATTTCCAACGCGAGCCTATTGCGATGTCACTTTGGACCTCAAAACGGTGCGTTTTGGTTCACAACAAAAGCCGTTGCGGCGGCACAGGAAGTCGTGCGGTGCGAGCTGCCGCAGAGTATTCAGAACAATCCACACAAGGCTCGCGGAATAAGCGCCACTGTGAGTCACGTGCGGGACGAGGCAATGATCCCTTCGGTGGCGAAAATTGGCGGGTACAGAGAAGAAATAAACAGAGGtaacaagaaaaagaacaagTTAGAACTTTGCGCCTGTACCATGGTGTGGAACCAGGCACGTGCGATGAAAGAGTGGGTTATGTACCACGCGTGGCTCGGCGTGGAGAAATGGTTTATATACGATAACAACAGCGACGATGAAATTGATGACGTGGTTCGCGAGCTTGAGGTAAAGGGTTACAATATTAATAGAGTTGCGTGGCCTTGGATTAAGAGCCAAGAAGCAGGGTTTTCGCATTGTAGCTTGAGGGCTAAGGAGGAATGTAAGTGggttgggttctttgacgtggACGAGTTTTTCTACTTCAACGAAATGAGGCGAAATGCTTTGATATCAATTGTTGGAAATTTATCCAATTCGATTGCGGAAATAAGGACGGGGTGTCTTAATTTCGGACCTTCGGGATTGAGGACTCACCCTAGAAATGGAGTGAGCGTAGGGTACACGTGCCGGCTTCGGACGCCGGAGAGGCACAAGTCGATTATTCGGCCTGATTTGCTTCATGTTAGTCTTTTGAATGTGGTGCACCATTTTGAATTAAAGGAGGGTTTTAGATCGCTTAACATGCCTCAATCTGTTGCGGTTATAAACCACTATAAGTACCAAATTTGGGAAATTTTTAAGGCCAAGTTTTTCAGAAGGGTTGCTACGTATGTGGTGGATTGGAAGGAGGATGCGAACATAGGATCAAAGGACAGAGCGCCTGGGCTAGGAACAGAAGCAATTGAACCGCGTGATTGGAGGTTGAGATTTTGTGAGGTTTGGGACACTCGCCTCAGGGATTTTCTTCTTTCTAGTTTTGCTGATCGCGAAACAGGCTTGTTGCCCTGGGAAAGGTCTTCTGAATAA